A single region of the Drosophila takahashii strain IR98-3 E-12201 chromosome 2R, DtakHiC1v2, whole genome shotgun sequence genome encodes:
- the Nop17l gene encoding protein kintoun — translation MSASAAGSRNKHSKCRDDEQLDITKDEFNRLKEALGREDFRKLFLDYVEEIQDPENRKIYEEEITQLEKERGVEVRFIHPQPGFVIKTALDGELKCFINIAGSPEIERPTNEVATDPSNGSRGLSWSIPMAQTSSRSDCDAKNNHCKVFDVVFHPDALHLAKRNKQFRQCLIDTALDAIEREYKVALDRANLKFPKLDYKGTARPTVIRKMSDNPSAEEQEPHPLAHMFPTKLPSADQAEPRVLPMKTKPTPVPEFTVPRYSIKHSHDVDLSEYTDELDAKLHVTVPRSLVVEIELPLLRSTAECQLDVTAKSVYLFSERQGAKYRLKLDLPFTVDDKAGRARFDTDLRRLSITLPVVRKSGQEQAQMHDTLRHFSREDSGVELHSNSESPVEEDPDGELSDSKADISETATPTATPVRNANSPFLKSSVHYQLPNKFDCNVLDNVMAFVLHVPNVQPDSIEQLREQRSLHLQFATIGSGYYPTHYAFYVELPAEDEDSAIESVEVEAWDNNVVLKLCLSSQSETPASYLAGLEATDLKEYPVHGQYNVRSKVRADTKKEISPLDVKFEHNQEGQALKVTIRPGTKEEAEEEEQEDEEHQDHEQQQQQQAQNKKPGKKQRKRNKKERSFSESACEDMLVQDSLAGNPEPQPKTTFKLPAQRKQRSYSECNDSTGGSHRGILKRFSRYGPRPSISDSCSSIDDCSSYSCSVDASGTSLFSHSFGGIPEEDRSDAGLSESCKKTVRFNDHIMKQVFRLDSSILGQRKKNQKRRDLKLRAQQRRLSEGDSVDYEETRGTALKQQGNPSRNANKPKGESLLHDSGLDLTGAAGAHRSNNDSDAKNAMMFEMDD, via the exons ATGTCCGCATCCGCTGCCGGTTCGCGTAATAAACACTCCAAGTGCCGTGACGATGAGCAGCTCGACATAACCAAGGACGAGTTCAACCGGCTCAAGGAGGCCCTAGGCCGCGAGGACTTCCGCAAGCTGTTCTTGGACTACGTCGAGGAGATCCAGGACCCCGAGAACCGCAAGATCTACGAGGAGGAGATCACCCAGCTGGAGAAGGAGCGCGGCGTGGAGGTGAGGTTCATCCACCCGCAGCCGGGATTCGTGATCAAGACAGCCCTGGATGGCGAGCTCAAGTGCTTCATCAACATCGCCGGCTCGCCGGAGATCGAGAGGCCCACGAACGAGGTGGCCACGGATCCGTCTAATGGCAGCCGTGGACTGAGCTGGTCCATTCCCATGGCCCAGACTTCGTCGCGGAGTGACTGCGATGCGAAGAACAACCACTGCAAGGTGTTCGATGTGGTCTTCCATCCGGATGCCCTGCACCTGGCCAAGCGGAACAAGCAGTTCCGGCAGTGCCTCATCGACACGGCACTGGACGCCATCGAGCGCGAGTACAAGGTCGCCCTGGACCGCGCCAATCTAAAGTTCCCCAAGCTGGATTACAAGGGCACCGCCCGTCCCACTGTGATACGCAAGATGTCCGATAATCCCTCGGccgaggagcaggagccgCATCCCCTGGCGCACATGTTCCCCACAAAGCTACCCTCCGCCGATCAAGCGGAGCCCCGCGTTCTGCCCATGAAGACGAAGCCGACTCCTGTGCCGGAGTTCACGGTGCCGCGGTATTCGATCAAGCACAGCCACGACGTGGACTTGTCCGAGTACACGGACGAGCTGGACGCCAAGCTGCATGTGACCGTTCCTCGCTCGCTTGTCGTCGAGATCGAGCTGCCCCTGCTCCGCTCCACAGCCGAGTGCCAGCTGGATGTCACCGCGAAGTCCGTTTATCTGTTCAGCGAGCGGCAGGGCGCCAAGTATCGTCTGAAACTCGACCTGCCCTTCACCGTGGACGACAAGGCGGGCCGGGCTCGCTTCGACACGGATCTGCGTCGCTTGAGCATCACATTGCCCGTCGTCCGGAAGAGCGGCCAGGAACAGGCCCAGATGCACGACACCCTGCGCCACTTCAGCCGCGAGGACAGCGGCGTGGAGCTGCATTCCAACAGCGAGTCGCCTGTGGAGGAGGACCCCGATGGCGAACTCAGCGATTCCAAGGCGGATATCTCCGAGACTG ccacgcccactgccACGCCTGTGCGCAACGCAAACAGCCCGTTCCTTAAGAGCTCCGTTCACTACCAACTGCCCAACAAGTTTGACTGCAACGTGCTGGACAATGTGATGGCCTTTGTGCTCCACGTGCCCAACGTACAGCCGGACTCCATTGAGCAGCTGAGAGAGCAGCGGAGCCTGCATCTGCAGTTTGCCACCATCGGCAGTGGCTACTATCCCACCCACTATGCTTTTTATGTCGAGCTGCCGGCGGAGGACGAAGATTCCGCCATCGAGAGCGTGGAGGTAGAGGCCTGGGACAACAATGTGGTGCTCAAGCTGTGCCTGAGCTCGCAGAGCGAGACTCCGGCCAGCTATCTGGCCGGACTGGAGGCCACGGATCTCAAGGAGTATCCAGTCCATGGGCAGTACAATGTTCGGAGCAAGGTGAGAGCTGATACAAAGAAGGAGATTTCACCGCTGGACGTTAAGTTCGAGCACAACCAGGAAGGTCAGGCCTTGAAGGTTACTATACGCCCGGGGACAAAGGAAgaagcggaggaggaggagcaagaGGATGAAGAGCACCAGGATcacgagcagcagcaacagcagcaggctCAGAACAAGAAGCCTGGCAAAAAGCAACGCAAGCGGAACAAGAAGGAGCGCTCCTTCTCCGAGTCGGCTTGCGAGGATATGCTCGTCCAAGATTCCTTGGCTGGAAATCCCGAACCCCAGCCAAAGACGACATTTAAGCTGCCCGCGCAGCGTAAGCAACGCAGCTACTCGGAGTGCAACGACAGCACCGGTGGCTCCCATCGCGGCATCCTCAAGCGATTCAGCCGATATGGACCAAGACCCTCGATATCGGACAGCTGCTCCTCAATCGACGACTGCTCATCGTATTCGTGCTCTGTGGATGCTTCGGGAACTTCGCTGTTCTCGCACTCGTTTGGAGGTATTCCCGAGGAAGATCGGTCTGATGCCGGGCTCTCGGAGAGCTGCAAGAAGACTGTTAGGTTTAATGATCACATCATGAAGCAAGTGTTCCG ACTCGACTCGAGCATCCTGGGTCAGCGGAAGAAGAACCAGAAGCGACGCGATCTCAAGCTGCGGGCTCAGCAGCGTCGCCTCAGCGAAGGTGATTCCGTTGATTACGAGGAGACCCGTGGCACTGCCCTCAAG caACAAGGAAACCCATCAAGAAATGCCAACAAGCCCAAGGGCGAGTCCTTACTGCACGACAGCGGGCTGGATCTCACTGGAGCAGCAGGTGCCCACAGGAGCAACAACGATTCGGATGCCAAGAACGCCATGATGTTTGAAATGGATGATTAG